A region from the Mucilaginibacter sp. CSA2-8R genome encodes:
- a CDS encoding cytochrome c oxidase subunit II, with product MFLLLGTNLVMAQAASSNATATDSGDTSAQTAGMWASVGYYTLLFLIVCVVVAVVGKILKVYDLTLQMQGKKGINWNNVMATGFLIFLVAGIIGVYYSFSEQGSMILGPASSVHGKTLDTMFWITFGITFVVFLGTQVLLFTFLFKYKGSDKRKAYYYPHNNTIEKIWTVAPAIVLTILVVFGFLTWRKITNTVDAKGEVASLNVDVTGHQFAWELRYPGKDGKLGKKTVKLVSGTNKLGINYEDKNSFDDLAADTLVLPVNKSVRLNIIAQDVIHSVYMPNFRVQINAVPGLPTYFKFTPTKTTAQMRSDLDQPDFNYHFYCNKICGGGHYNMQKIVLVVSQAEYQNWLANQKPYLSDQLKKELKLAENPLYKQYQLQNSLASNN from the coding sequence ATGTTCCTTTTACTGGGTACTAACCTGGTTATGGCACAGGCCGCCAGCTCAAACGCCACCGCTACTGATAGCGGCGACACATCAGCGCAAACCGCTGGTATGTGGGCCTCGGTTGGCTACTATACATTACTATTCTTGATTGTTTGTGTAGTGGTTGCGGTAGTTGGCAAAATATTAAAAGTATACGACCTTACACTGCAGATGCAGGGAAAAAAAGGCATCAACTGGAATAACGTGATGGCTACTGGTTTCCTGATCTTTTTAGTAGCTGGCATCATTGGCGTCTATTACTCATTTAGCGAGCAAGGAAGCATGATCTTAGGACCTGCGTCTTCTGTGCATGGCAAGACTTTAGACACCATGTTCTGGATTACATTCGGTATTACTTTTGTTGTTTTCCTGGGCACGCAGGTGTTGTTATTCACGTTCCTTTTCAAATACAAGGGTTCTGACAAACGCAAAGCTTATTATTATCCCCACAATAACACCATCGAGAAAATCTGGACAGTTGCACCTGCAATCGTTTTAACTATACTGGTAGTATTTGGTTTCTTAACCTGGAGAAAAATTACCAATACTGTTGATGCTAAAGGTGAAGTTGCATCGTTAAATGTAGACGTAACCGGTCACCAGTTTGCCTGGGAATTGCGTTACCCTGGTAAAGACGGTAAATTGGGAAAGAAAACTGTTAAATTGGTAAGTGGCACAAACAAGTTAGGTATCAACTACGAAGACAAGAATAGCTTTGACGATTTGGCGGCAGATACACTGGTTTTACCTGTAAATAAGTCTGTGCGTTTAAACATCATTGCTCAGGATGTTATTCATAGTGTTTATATGCCTAATTTCCGTGTGCAGATCAATGCAGTACCAGGTTTACCTACTTATTTTAAATTTACTCCAACCAAAACTACAGCGCAAATGCGTTCAGATTTGGATCAACCAGACTTTAACTACCACTTTTACTGTAACAAAATTTGCGGCGGAGGTCATTACAACATGCAAAAGATTGTATTGGTAGTATCACAAGCTGAATATCAAAATTGGTTAGCTAATCAAAAGCCTTACCTGAGCGATCAGTTAAAGAAGGAGCTTAAATTAGCTGAGAATCCGCTTTATAAGCAGTACCAATTACAAAACAGTTTAGCTTCAAATAATTAA
- a CDS encoding cytochrome c translates to MSKIKIFGATMMAVAAMVATSCKDKRSTGWQYAPNMYEHIAYEYDQKNDNFKDGKTSQLPPAGTIPVGFTRFDYPNTRAGYDQASVEVKNMLAQTQANYAEGKNLYEHFCSPCHGLTGQGDGTVVQHGYPAPPSYSKGTSSRGGGMKDLTDGKIYHTITYGVNSMGSYASQLAPEERWKVIMYVHHLQTL, encoded by the coding sequence ATGAGTAAGATTAAGATATTTGGTGCAACAATGATGGCTGTTGCTGCTATGGTAGCTACATCCTGCAAAGACAAAAGAAGCACCGGCTGGCAATACGCTCCCAATATGTATGAGCACATTGCTTACGAGTATGATCAAAAGAACGACAACTTTAAAGATGGTAAAACGTCGCAATTACCGCCGGCCGGCACAATACCGGTAGGTTTTACCCGCTTTGATTACCCTAACACCCGCGCCGGATATGACCAGGCTAGTGTTGAGGTTAAAAATATGCTTGCGCAAACACAAGCCAATTATGCCGAAGGTAAAAACCTTTATGAGCACTTCTGTTCACCTTGTCATGGTTTAACCGGCCAGGGAGACGGTACGGTAGTTCAGCACGGTTATCCGGCTCCACCATCGTATTCTAAAGGCACGTCATCTCGCGGCGGCGGTATGAAAGACCTTACCGACGGTAAAATATACCATACCATTACTTATGGTGTAAACTCTATGGGTTCGTACGCATCGCAGTTAGCCCCCGAAGAGCGCTGGAAAGTAATTATGTATGTTCACCATTTGCAAACCTTATAA
- a CDS encoding cbb3-type cytochrome c oxidase subunit I, translating into MSTLAVQDHGVAQGHHDHDHGHHHHETFLTKYIFSQDHKMIAKQFLITGIIMAVIAMMLSILFRIQLAYPEKAFPFLETLLGRFAPGGRLDTNFYLSLVTIHGTIMVFFVLTAGLSGTFSNLLIPYQLGARDMASPFMNMLSYWLFFIASCIMLGSFFTEKGPAGPGWTIYPPLSALPKAMPGSGMGMTLWLISMTLFVASQLMGGINYISTILNMRTKGMDLWKMPLTIWAFFLTAILGVLAFPVLVAGVVLLIFDRSFGTSFYLSDIVIQNQQTTFEGGSPILFQHLFWFLGHPEVYIVIMPALGISSEVIATNSRKPIFGYHAMVYSLIGITVLSFIVWGHHMFVTGMNPFLGGVFMITTLIIAVPSAVKTFNYLATLWRGNIRFTPAMLFAIGLVSFFISGGITGIFLGNAALDINLHDTYFVVAHFHLVMGSAAIFGMLAGVYHWFPKMFGRMMDTKLGYLHFWLTFIGAYLVFFPMHFMGLDGVPRRYYSFTEIESLKQWVSVNTFITWAAIVSALAQVAFLWNFFYSIFFGEKAPQNPWGSTTLEWTTPVEHIHGNWPGEIPTVYRWPYDYSKPGHDTDFIPQTTPFSQTLASNLPHDFEDNPVSLEEHKQWVNTQRSSEKEVK; encoded by the coding sequence ATGTCAACATTAGCAGTTCAGGATCACGGCGTAGCACAGGGACATCATGATCACGATCACGGGCACCATCATCACGAAACGTTTCTGACTAAGTATATCTTCAGCCAGGATCATAAGATGATTGCCAAGCAGTTTCTTATTACCGGTATCATTATGGCTGTAATTGCCATGATGCTTTCTATACTTTTCCGTATCCAATTAGCATATCCCGAAAAAGCATTTCCTTTCCTGGAAACCTTATTAGGTCGTTTCGCTCCAGGTGGTCGTTTAGATACGAACTTCTATCTGTCGTTGGTTACCATCCATGGTACAATCATGGTTTTCTTTGTACTGACAGCCGGACTGAGCGGTACTTTTAGTAACCTCTTAATTCCATATCAGTTAGGTGCACGCGACATGGCGTCTCCTTTCATGAATATGCTGTCATATTGGTTGTTCTTTATTGCTAGCTGTATAATGTTGGGCTCTTTCTTTACCGAAAAAGGCCCTGCAGGACCAGGTTGGACTATTTATCCGCCTTTATCAGCGTTGCCTAAAGCCATGCCAGGTTCGGGTATGGGTATGACTCTTTGGTTAATTAGTATGACTTTATTTGTTGCTTCTCAATTAATGGGCGGTATCAATTATATCAGTACTATCTTAAACATGCGTACTAAAGGTATGGACCTTTGGAAAATGCCTTTAACTATCTGGGCGTTCTTCTTAACCGCAATTTTAGGTGTTTTAGCATTTCCTGTATTAGTTGCGGGTGTTGTGTTGTTAATATTTGACCGCAGCTTTGGTACTAGTTTTTACTTATCAGACATTGTTATACAAAACCAGCAAACTACGTTTGAAGGTGGTAGCCCAATCTTATTCCAGCACTTATTCTGGTTCTTGGGTCACCCTGAAGTTTATATAGTAATTATGCCTGCGTTAGGTATCTCATCTGAGGTTATCGCAACTAATTCACGTAAGCCAATTTTCGGTTACCATGCAATGGTGTATTCACTTATCGGTATCACCGTGTTGTCGTTCATTGTATGGGGGCACCACATGTTTGTGACTGGTATGAATCCGTTCTTGGGTGGTGTGTTCATGATTACAACTTTGATTATAGCAGTGCCGTCAGCAGTAAAAACATTCAATTACCTGGCTACATTATGGCGCGGTAACATCCGGTTTACTCCGGCTATGTTGTTCGCCATTGGTCTGGTATCATTCTTTATTTCTGGTGGTATAACTGGTATCTTCTTAGGTAATGCTGCGTTAGACATCAACTTGCACGACACTTACTTCGTAGTTGCTCACTTCCACTTGGTAATGGGTTCTGCGGCTATTTTTGGTATGTTGGCTGGTGTTTACCATTGGTTCCCTAAAATGTTTGGTCGTATGATGGATACCAAATTGGGCTATCTACACTTCTGGTTAACCTTCATCGGTGCTTACCTGGTGTTTTTCCCAATGCACTTTATGGGCTTAGATGGCGTACCTCGTCGTTACTATTCCTTTACAGAGATTGAGTCGTTAAAACAATGGGTATCTGTTAACACATTTATCACCTGGGCCGCAATTGTATCTGCCTTGGCGCAGGTTGCGTTCTTGTGGAACTTCTTCTACTCGATCTTCTTTGGTGAAAAAGCACCTCAAAATCCATGGGGTTCTACAACCTTAGAATGGACTACGCCTGTTGAGCACATCCATGGTAACTGGCCAGGCGAAATCCCGACCGTGTACCGTTGGCCATATGATTACAGCAAGCCTGGTCATGACACGGATTTCATTCCGCAGACAACACCATTCTCGCAGACATTAGCATCCAACTTACCGCATGATTTTGAAGACAATCCGGTAAGCTTGGAAGAACATAAGCAGTGGGTAAATACCCAACGTTCAAGTGAAAAAGAGGTAAAATAA
- a CDS encoding COX15/CtaA family protein, whose protein sequence is MSETIKNAKFIRINLITIISLFVLILAGGVVRSSGSGMGCPDWPKCFGRYIPPTEASELPSDYKQRYVAKRETKNQRFAKTLDRLGYKQLAERIRKDKSILIPEDFNAARTWTEYINRLVGALSGIFLLLTAVYSFSYRKREVQIPVLSVLNLLFVVFQAWLGSIVVSTNLVDWIVTVHMLLAIVILAIAIYTYHLARVIDKPVLSAKPLINVLTIAAVVLSVVQITLGTEVREKVDEVADRFQDGYRDRWISNVGEIFSTHRDTALLVFVINVMIYALLRRNFNRHSLQQQLMSFVFLLIIAQIGVGVVLSYHALPPVAQALHIVLATLIFGAQFYLLLNLKRSERYTEVHG, encoded by the coding sequence ATGAGTGAAACAATCAAAAACGCAAAATTTATACGGATTAACCTTATCACTATAATTTCGCTTTTTGTTTTGATTCTGGCTGGCGGTGTAGTTCGTAGTTCTGGGTCAGGAATGGGATGTCCGGATTGGCCAAAGTGTTTTGGCAGGTATATACCGCCCACAGAAGCCAGCGAATTACCGTCAGATTACAAACAAAGGTATGTTGCCAAGCGCGAGACGAAAAATCAGCGTTTTGCAAAAACACTCGACCGTTTAGGCTATAAGCAACTTGCCGAGCGCATCCGCAAAGACAAGTCTATTCTGATACCCGAAGATTTTAATGCTGCCCGAACCTGGACGGAGTACATTAACCGGTTGGTCGGTGCATTATCCGGAATTTTTTTATTGCTTACTGCAGTTTACTCGTTTAGTTATCGCAAACGCGAGGTTCAGATTCCTGTGCTAAGTGTTCTTAACTTATTGTTTGTTGTTTTCCAGGCATGGTTAGGCTCTATCGTGGTATCAACTAACTTGGTGGATTGGATAGTGACAGTGCATATGCTTTTGGCTATTGTAATATTGGCTATAGCAATTTATACTTACCATTTAGCCAGAGTGATTGACAAACCTGTATTATCTGCAAAACCTTTAATCAACGTGCTGACAATTGCGGCTGTTGTTTTAAGTGTTGTACAAATAACACTGGGTACAGAAGTAAGGGAGAAGGTTGACGAGGTGGCAGACCGTTTCCAGGATGGTTACCGCGATCGTTGGATAAGTAATGTAGGGGAGATATTTTCTACACATAGAGACACAGCGTTATTGGTGTTTGTAATTAATGTGATGATCTATGCATTGCTGAGACGCAACTTTAATCGTCACTCATTGCAGCAGCAGCTGATGAGCTTTGTGTTCTTGCTTATCATAGCGCAGATTGGCGTAGGTGTAGTATTGTCTTACCATGCTTTGCCGCCGGTTGCACAAGCACTGCACATCGTTTTAGCCACTTTAATTTTTGGTGCTCAATTTTATTTATTGCTTAATTTGAAACGTTCAGAGAGATATACGGAGGTGCATGGATGA
- a CDS encoding quinol:cytochrome C oxidoreductase, producing MSTHQHSFNERFEFAGKAKTFSLIAIVIGIIGILYGFLLDGSELHAVRTFSNLLLMSYYFVGVCVAGVFFLAYQYMAQSGWSVSFLRIPQAFVRVLGVAVLSLLAVVAAGLLFKHKEIHEGHEVWSPYLYAHWATQGLTDPKSNIYDKLIAGKSAFLNIPFFYGTLVVFLGLYTYFGSLLVKYSNNEDSLGGMVNYNKSFKISAIFLVIFGFTFPIYAFGTIMSLEAHWFSTMFGWYNLAAVHVSGLAVIALTLIILKENGYFSWVNASHLQDLGKVIFGFSIFWTYVWFAQFFLTWYANMPEESVYFYKRWEPEYKWWFWLNIGLNFVAPLFLLMKNDDKRSMTRMKIACIIVIIGHWLDYYLMIMPGTMENHRVFGITELFTFIGFAGLFTFLMLSALSKFESLIPKKHPFLEESLHHHIQ from the coding sequence ATGAGCACTCATCAACATAGTTTTAACGAACGATTTGAATTTGCCGGTAAAGCCAAAACCTTTAGCCTCATAGCTATAGTAATTGGTATAATAGGCATCTTATACGGATTTTTACTTGATGGCAGCGAGCTTCATGCGGTTCGTACTTTTTCAAACCTGCTGCTTATGAGCTACTATTTTGTAGGCGTTTGCGTAGCCGGTGTTTTCTTTCTTGCTTACCAGTACATGGCACAGTCGGGCTGGTCGGTTAGCTTTTTACGTATACCGCAGGCGTTTGTCCGTGTGTTAGGCGTTGCTGTATTATCCCTCTTGGCAGTGGTAGCCGCTGGTTTGCTATTTAAACATAAGGAAATCCACGAAGGTCATGAGGTATGGTCGCCCTATTTATATGCGCACTGGGCTACTCAAGGTTTAACTGATCCTAAAAGCAATATCTACGACAAACTGATCGCTGGTAAATCAGCTTTCCTAAACATACCGTTCTTTTACGGCACGTTAGTAGTATTTCTTGGCTTATATACCTATTTCGGTAGTTTGTTAGTAAAGTATTCTAACAACGAAGATTCCTTGGGCGGAATGGTTAATTATAACAAAAGCTTTAAAATCTCAGCTATTTTCTTAGTTATTTTCGGCTTCACTTTCCCAATTTACGCATTCGGTACCATCATGTCTTTAGAGGCACATTGGTTTTCTACCATGTTCGGTTGGTATAACTTAGCTGCGGTTCACGTTAGCGGGTTAGCAGTAATTGCCTTAACACTAATCATCTTAAAAGAAAACGGCTACTTCTCTTGGGTTAACGCAAGTCATTTGCAAGACTTAGGCAAAGTCATCTTCGGTTTCTCTATTTTCTGGACTTACGTTTGGTTTGCACAGTTCTTCTTAACTTGGTATGCCAATATGCCTGAGGAAAGTGTGTACTTTTATAAACGCTGGGAGCCTGAATACAAATGGTGGTTCTGGTTAAATATTGGTTTAAACTTTGTTGCTCCATTGTTTCTATTAATGAAGAATGATGACAAACGTTCAATGACCCGTATGAAAATTGCCTGTATCATTGTCATCATCGGTCACTGGTTAGATTACTACCTGATGATTATGCCAGGCACTATGGAAAACCATCGCGTGTTCGGTATCACAGAGCTTTTTACTTTCATTGGATTTGCCGGTCTGTTCACATTCCTGATGCTGTCAGCCTTAAGTAAGTTTGAATCACTTATTCCTAAAAAGCATCCTTTCTTAGAGGAAAGCCTTCACCACCACATTCAATAA
- the cyoE gene encoding heme o synthase encodes MKLVKFRLTFLVVFSASISFLIGSQVNTYVNWANWAKLIVGGFLITGAANGFNEIIERDLDRLMTRTADRPLPSGRMTNGQALVLSLLMGIFGTYLLGSLNLLTGFLSVFAIVLYAFVYTPMKRKSPISVFIGGIPGALPPLIGYVAAFIHPKIDEVALILFGIQFFWQLPHFWAIAWVLDDDYKLAGFRLLPTGKRDKASAIITFVFTLILIPVSLLPTLYGYGGYVVGGISLVCGLVFLYQAFNLMRTLEIKAARQLMFGSFLYLPIVQLTFLFDFIVK; translated from the coding sequence ATGAAGCTTGTTAAATTCAGGCTGACATTCTTAGTGGTATTTTCTGCATCCATTTCATTTTTAATAGGCAGCCAGGTTAATACTTATGTGAATTGGGCTAATTGGGCTAAGCTGATAGTAGGCGGCTTTTTGATTACTGGTGCTGCTAACGGATTTAACGAAATCATAGAACGGGATTTAGACCGTTTGATGACTCGTACGGCAGACCGTCCTTTACCATCGGGCAGGATGACTAACGGGCAAGCGCTGGTGTTAAGTTTGCTAATGGGGATATTCGGTACGTACCTTCTGGGTAGCTTAAATTTACTTACCGGATTTTTATCAGTGTTTGCTATCGTGCTTTATGCATTCGTTTATACACCGATGAAGCGTAAGTCGCCGATCTCTGTTTTTATAGGAGGAATACCTGGTGCACTGCCACCATTAATTGGTTACGTTGCTGCATTTATTCATCCAAAAATTGATGAAGTCGCTTTAATTTTGTTCGGTATCCAATTTTTTTGGCAGTTGCCTCACTTTTGGGCTATTGCTTGGGTATTGGACGACGATTATAAGCTGGCAGGTTTTCGGTTACTGCCTACAGGCAAGCGAGACAAAGCAAGCGCTATTATCACGTTTGTTTTTACACTGATTCTTATACCTGTTAGTTTGTTGCCAACGCTGTATGGCTACGGCGGCTATGTGGTTGGCGGCATATCACTTGTTTGCGGACTGGTGTTTTTATACCAGGCATTTAATTTAATGCGAACGCTCGAAATTAAAGCGGCACGGCAATTAATGTTTGGTTCCTTTTTATATCTGCCTATAGTTCAGTTAACGTTTTTGTTTGATTTTATAGTGAAGTAA
- the nrfD gene encoding NrfD/PsrC family molybdoenzyme membrane anchor subunit codes for MASHSESIIREPLITGKNITYAQITNEVLRPVENKPNLAWWIGFALASAGAALWVFSISWTFWFGVGEWGLNKTVGWAWDITGFVWWVGIGHAGTLISAVLLLFRQNWRNSINRSAEAMTIFAVICAATYIFGHMGRPWLAYWTLPLPNQYGSLWVNWNSALMMDVFAISTYFSVSLVFWYTGLLPDIASIRDRATGLRRRIYSVLSFGWSGSVKTWQRFETVSLILAGISTPLVLSVHTIVSFDFATSLEPGWHTTIFPPYFVAGAIFSGFAMVQTLLLIARKVLGLENYITMFHIESMNKIILLTGSIVGVAYITEFFIAWYSGSEYEQYAFINRSTGPYWWAYWSMMTCNVITPQLFWFKKIRINIPLSWVLSIIVNIGMWFERFVIIVTSLHRDFLPSSWVMFYPTWTDVGIFVGSIGLFFVMFLLFIRVLPSVAMAEVKLLVKTSSEQAKKKILEEGHVDPEQAEEYIQSLEKYDSVDLTQYQKA; via the coding sequence ATGGCATCTCACAGTGAATCAATAATCAGGGAACCGTTAATTACGGGCAAGAACATAACCTATGCCCAGATAACTAATGAGGTTTTACGCCCTGTTGAAAATAAACCCAACTTAGCCTGGTGGATCGGTTTTGCTTTAGCATCAGCCGGCGCTGCTCTTTGGGTATTCTCTATAAGCTGGACTTTTTGGTTCGGTGTAGGGGAGTGGGGCTTGAACAAAACAGTAGGCTGGGCCTGGGACATCACCGGTTTCGTATGGTGGGTAGGTATCGGTCACGCTGGTACACTTATTTCTGCGGTATTATTGTTGTTCCGTCAAAACTGGCGTAACTCGATCAACCGATCCGCCGAGGCGATGACCATCTTTGCGGTTATTTGTGCGGCCACATACATCTTTGGCCACATGGGCCGCCCTTGGTTAGCTTATTGGACATTGCCGCTGCCAAACCAGTACGGTTCGTTATGGGTAAACTGGAACTCGGCTTTGATGATGGACGTGTTCGCGATATCAACTTATTTCTCTGTATCATTAGTGTTTTGGTACACAGGTTTGTTACCCGATATTGCCAGCATCCGCGACCGTGCAACAGGTTTACGTCGCCGCATCTATTCTGTTCTTTCTTTTGGATGGTCTGGTTCGGTAAAAACCTGGCAGCGTTTCGAAACTGTCTCATTAATTCTGGCCGGTATTTCAACTCCGCTGGTACTTTCGGTACACACCATTGTATCTTTTGACTTTGCTACTTCATTGGAACCAGGATGGCATACCACCATCTTCCCGCCATACTTCGTTGCTGGTGCGATTTTCTCTGGTTTTGCGATGGTGCAAACCCTGTTATTAATTGCCCGCAAGGTATTAGGTCTCGAGAACTACATCACCATGTTCCACATTGAATCAATGAACAAGATTATCTTGTTAACCGGTTCAATTGTAGGTGTGGCTTACATCACTGAGTTCTTCATAGCCTGGTATTCCGGTTCAGAATATGAGCAATATGCCTTTATCAACCGTTCAACCGGTCCATACTGGTGGGCTTACTGGAGCATGATGACTTGTAACGTAATTACGCCGCAGTTATTCTGGTTCAAAAAGATCCGTATCAACATCCCGTTATCATGGGTCTTGTCTATCATTGTAAACATCGGTATGTGGTTTGAGCGTTTCGTGATCATCGTAACTTCACTGCACCGCGATTTCCTTCCGTCAAGCTGGGTGATGTTCTATCCTACCTGGACAGATGTGGGTATCTTTGTAGGTTCAATCGGCTTATTCTTTGTGATGTTCCTGTTGTTCATCCGTGTATTACCTTCTGTAGCTATGGCCGAGGTGAAACTGCTGGTGAAAACTTCGAGTGAGCAGGCTAAGAAAAAGATTCTTGAAGAAGGTCATGTTGACCCTGAGCAAGCAGAGGAGTATATTCAGTCATTAGAAAAGTACGACAGTGTTGATTTAACTCAATACCAAAAAGCATAA
- a CDS encoding DUF3341 domain-containing protein, translated as MSSTKFILGCFDDPDLMMDGIGKLQKNSIPIYDVYSPMPIHGIEAKLGVKESRLGYAAFCFGCLGATVIFSIVYYTLVHDWPMNIGGKPHFAMPDFVPFTFEWTILFTAFGMVLTFFFATHLAPGRAPRVMDLRATDDRFVIAIDAKGNVPHDDISKILKEAGAVEVKHNERKYVSYE; from the coding sequence ATGAGCAGCACTAAATTTATATTAGGTTGTTTTGACGATCCGGATCTGATGATGGACGGTATCGGCAAGCTACAGAAAAACAGTATTCCGATTTATGATGTGTATTCGCCAATGCCAATACACGGTATTGAAGCTAAGTTGGGCGTTAAAGAATCTCGTTTAGGATACGCTGCGTTTTGCTTCGGATGTTTAGGTGCAACGGTAATCTTCAGCATTGTTTATTATACGCTGGTACATGATTGGCCGATGAACATTGGCGGTAAGCCACATTTTGCAATGCCGGATTTTGTTCCGTTCACGTTTGAGTGGACCATTCTCTTTACAGCGTTTGGCATGGTGTTAACGTTCTTCTTTGCAACGCATCTGGCTCCAGGCCGCGCACCGCGTGTAATGGACCTGCGTGCGACCGACGACCGTTTTGTGATAGCTATTGATGCTAAAGGAAACGTGCCTCATGATGATATTAGTAAAATATTAAAAGAAGCCGGTGCTGTTGAAGTAAAGCACAACGAAAGGAAATATGTTAGCTATGAGTAA